In the Lysinibacillus sp. PLM2 genome, one interval contains:
- a CDS encoding ISL3 family transposase, translating into MHMYFNMKIPGFEGVEIHKVENVEDRIALYVMMPRKEHKCPVCGNLTSKVHDYRIQKIKHLKWFERLSMIFYKRRRYVCDCGKRFSEDNPFVERYQQYSKEWNQVARIKAIKGKTFKETAEVLGTSITTIIRRFDSVLNDKLANGVELPKHIAIDEYKGDTDAGTYQLIIANAETHEPLDILPNRRKNTIKDYLRKFGSSVNVVVMDMNPHFKEAVKKALSRPVIVADRFHYSRYIYWALDEVRRIVQKEWHAYDRKQCKRMRHVLYKRKEKLKEKDRWYLNRYLGMSDVLKQAYILKEAYCKWLDWAKKTNDIKEIKEKLFEFYKQVEESNIPAFIKAIQTFKNWQVEILNSFSYGYSNGFLEGINNKSKVIKRNAYGFKRFEHYKGKILLSNQYKEIGVHLG; encoded by the coding sequence GTGCATATGTATTTTAACATGAAGATTCCAGGATTTGAAGGTGTAGAGATTCATAAAGTTGAGAATGTTGAGGATCGAATAGCATTATATGTAATGATGCCTAGGAAAGAACATAAATGTCCTGTTTGTGGAAATCTAACTTCAAAGGTTCATGATTATCGTATACAAAAGATAAAGCATTTAAAATGGTTTGAGCGGCTATCAATGATTTTTTATAAACGCCGCCGTTATGTTTGTGATTGTGGAAAGCGTTTTTCTGAAGATAATCCATTTGTGGAGAGATACCAACAATATTCGAAAGAATGGAATCAAGTAGCACGTATAAAAGCTATTAAAGGAAAAACTTTTAAGGAGACTGCTGAAGTTTTAGGGACATCAATTACAACAATTATTCGTAGGTTTGATTCTGTTTTAAATGATAAATTGGCTAATGGAGTTGAATTACCTAAGCATATCGCTATTGATGAATATAAGGGCGATACAGATGCAGGAACTTATCAGCTCATTATTGCGAATGCAGAAACACATGAACCGCTTGATATCTTACCCAACCGTCGTAAAAATACAATTAAAGATTACTTAAGAAAATTTGGTAGCTCGGTTAATGTCGTAGTGATGGATATGAACCCTCATTTTAAAGAAGCCGTTAAAAAGGCATTAAGTCGACCTGTAATCGTGGCCGATCGATTTCACTATAGTCGTTATATTTACTGGGCCTTAGACGAGGTTCGTAGAATCGTTCAGAAAGAATGGCATGCTTATGATCGCAAACAGTGTAAAAGGATGCGGCATGTATTGTATAAGAGAAAAGAGAAATTAAAGGAAAAGGATCGCTGGTACTTAAATCGTTATCTCGGAATGTCAGATGTTTTAAAACAAGCATACATACTTAAAGAAGCTTATTGTAAATGGTTAGACTGGGCCAAAAAAACGAATGACATAAAAGAAATAAAAGAAAAATTATTTGAATTCTACAAGCAGGTAGAAGAATCAAATATTCCTGCGTTTATTAAGGCAATTCAAACCTTTAAGAATTGGCAAGTAGAGATATTGAATAGCTTCAGTTACGGTTACTCTAACGGCTTTTTAGAAGGGATAAATAATAAATCGAAAGTTATTAAACGAAATGCCTACGGCTTTAAGAGATTTGAGCATTATAAAGGTAAAATATTATTAAGCAATCAATATAAAGAAATCGGTGTTCATTTAGGATGA
- the yviE gene encoding hypothetical protein, whose product MQIHDPVQKIHQEKADLKISQPAAIININSKPAKLLIDQSQAWRDMGLLTPKESVAKYAQDGRQAVLKRISKDAAEGRQMMESAGKGQGRQIAANIAKQNHGPKRIPFNIKFIPSVGAVDINYVAGKLDINTTPQKPRIDAKINKPIHDYTPGKVTHDILQKPSINIDVIG is encoded by the coding sequence ATGCAAATTCATGACCCAGTGCAAAAAATACATCAGGAAAAAGCAGATTTAAAAATTTCACAGCCTGCAGCGATTATTAATATTAACAGTAAACCTGCAAAGTTATTAATTGACCAGTCCCAAGCTTGGAGAGATATGGGATTATTGACACCTAAAGAGTCAGTAGCAAAATACGCACAAGATGGTAGACAGGCTGTGTTAAAAAGGATTTCAAAGGATGCCGCGGAAGGTCGTCAAATGATGGAAAGTGCAGGAAAAGGTCAAGGTCGTCAGATTGCAGCAAATATTGCAAAACAAAACCATGGGCCAAAAAGAATACCATTTAATATAAAATTTATTCCATCTGTTGGTGCTGTTGATATTAACTATGTTGCTGGGAAATTAGATATTAATACTACACCACAAAAGCCAAGAATAGATGCGAAGATAAATAAACCGATCCATGATTATACACCAGGTAAAGTCACACATGATATTTTACAAAAGCCATCTATTAATATCGATGTGATTGGATAG
- a CDS encoding YigZ family protein: MLKNYKTVKGFGEQEIIISKSRFIAYVERAETEQEAISFIEKIKKMHPSATHNCSCYMIGEHDQIQKANDDGEPSGTAGVPMLEVLKKQGLKDTVVVVTRYFGGIKLGGGGLIRAYGKATTEGLQAAQVVERKLHHEMKISIDYTWLGKVENEIRSSHYLLKDIQYGENVEVFVHVLSDEEETFKSWMTEITNGQATISCEDQSYLEFVIS, translated from the coding sequence ATGCTAAAAAATTACAAGACAGTTAAAGGCTTCGGTGAACAGGAAATAATTATATCAAAGTCTAGATTCATAGCTTATGTAGAACGTGCAGAAACTGAACAAGAGGCCATAAGTTTTATTGAAAAAATAAAAAAAATGCATCCTTCTGCAACACATAATTGCTCTTGTTATATGATTGGAGAACATGATCAAATTCAAAAAGCGAATGATGATGGGGAACCTAGTGGAACTGCTGGCGTTCCTATGTTAGAAGTACTAAAAAAACAGGGGCTAAAAGATACTGTCGTTGTCGTTACTCGTTATTTTGGTGGGATTAAGCTTGGAGGTGGCGGATTAATCCGTGCTTACGGAAAAGCAACAACGGAAGGGCTTCAAGCTGCACAAGTTGTTGAACGTAAGTTGCATCATGAGATGAAAATTTCCATAGACTATACTTGGTTAGGAAAAGTTGAAAATGAAATTCGTTCTTCCCATTATTTATTGAAGGACATTCAATACGGTGAAAATGTTGAAGTCTTTGTTCATGTTTTAAGTGATGAGGAAGAGACTTTTAAAAGTTGGATGACTGAAATTACAAATGGTCAAGCCACTATTTCCTGCGAAGATCAATCATACTTAGAATTTGTTATATCATGA
- the comFC gene encoding amidophosphoribosyltransferase, translating into MKKEVVKCLLCNDTLNEQMTWKLLLGRDFPRVICKECEEQFEPIGLDSKKWFVGEEKILSIYKYNDKMKDYLHQYKFMHDVVLAKVFRNDIYKLLAKKTETIVPIPIHPAKLKERSFAHIDELLKAACIRFEHYLEKISIETQVGKSREERINASQLFKLKEKVQVKNKKVILVDDILTTGTTLRHASRVLYEAGAKSVKAITLIKG; encoded by the coding sequence ATGAAAAAGGAAGTCGTGAAATGCTTACTTTGTAACGATACATTAAATGAACAGATGACATGGAAGCTATTATTAGGGAGAGACTTTCCCCGTGTTATTTGTAAAGAATGTGAAGAGCAATTTGAGCCGATTGGGCTGGATTCTAAAAAGTGGTTCGTAGGCGAGGAAAAAATCCTTTCCATCTATAAATATAACGATAAAATGAAAGATTACTTACATCAATACAAATTTATGCATGATGTTGTGCTGGCAAAGGTTTTCCGCAATGATATTTATAAATTATTAGCAAAGAAAACTGAAACAATCGTACCGATACCTATTCATCCTGCTAAGCTTAAAGAAAGATCTTTTGCTCATATTGATGAATTATTAAAAGCTGCGTGTATACGTTTTGAACACTACCTAGAAAAGATTTCGATTGAAACGCAAGTAGGTAAGTCAAGAGAAGAACGAATTAACGCTTCCCAACTATTTAAATTGAAGGAGAAAGTTCAGGTGAAAAACAAGAAAGTAATTTTAGTTGATGATATTTTGACAACAGGTACAACGCTTCGGCACGCAAGTCGAGTTCTCTATGAAGCTGGTGCAAAGTCTGTTAAAGCCATAACTTTAATCAAAGGATAA
- a CDS encoding LytR family transcriptional regulator — protein MKRNVKKKKDGRTIFSYTLKIVLLVCASLLICGTTYFVYLSKKAEYAASQSYEEIEDRDMSDKREVKVEPTQDNVSILFIGVDDSEERQAMGLGSPRSDALILATLNNKERTIKMVSIPRDSYVNIPYLGYKDKITHAHAYGGTLATVETVEELFDIPVDYYVKMNFNAFIDVVDALGGIEVEVPYTKWEKDENDQNSILLEEGLQLLDGREALALARTRKWDSDIERGKRQQEILKAIATKASNFTSIGSYGAVIDAVGKNMKTDMTFDEMTHFFTYLLGGIPQIDSLTLAGSDGEDPYSGAYIYVLDEQNLLETQTILKSHLGLIPDSSNLSGTTSDSNIEEAADDANGTSEDAVSRN, from the coding sequence ATGAAAAGAAATGTAAAGAAAAAGAAGGATGGCCGTACAATCTTTTCTTATACTTTAAAAATAGTTTTATTGGTTTGCGCTTCCCTTTTAATCTGTGGGACAACGTACTTTGTGTATTTATCAAAAAAAGCAGAGTATGCAGCAAGTCAATCATATGAAGAAATTGAAGACAGAGATATGTCTGATAAACGAGAAGTAAAGGTGGAACCAACCCAAGATAATGTCTCCATATTATTTATCGGTGTGGATGACAGTGAAGAACGACAAGCTATGGGATTAGGTAGCCCACGTTCTGATGCCTTAATATTAGCAACATTAAACAACAAAGAGCGAACAATAAAAATGGTCAGCATTCCACGTGATTCATATGTAAACATTCCTTATTTAGGCTATAAAGATAAAATCACGCACGCTCATGCATATGGTGGAACGCTTGCAACGGTTGAAACGGTTGAAGAGTTATTTGATATCCCAGTTGATTATTATGTAAAAATGAACTTTAATGCATTTATTGATGTTGTAGATGCTTTAGGCGGTATTGAAGTCGAAGTTCCTTATACAAAATGGGAAAAGGATGAGAATGATCAAAATTCAATCTTGTTAGAGGAAGGTCTTCAATTATTAGATGGTCGTGAAGCATTGGCACTTGCTCGTACTCGTAAATGGGATAGCGATATTGAACGCGGTAAACGTCAACAGGAAATTTTAAAAGCTATTGCAACGAAGGCTTCAAACTTCACTTCTATTGGTAGCTACGGTGCTGTTATTGATGCTGTTGGTAAAAATATGAAAACAGACATGACGTTTGATGAAATGACTCATTTCTTTACTTATTTATTAGGTGGTATTCCACAAATCGATTCATTAACGCTTGCAGGCTCAGATGGTGAAGATCCATATAGCGGCGCATACATCTACGTTTTAGATGAACAAAACTTACTTGAAACACAAACGATTTTAAAAAGTCATCTTGGTCTAATTCCTGACAGCTCGAACTTATCTGGTACAACATCAGATTCTAACATCGAAGAAGCCGCTGACGATGCTAACGGAACAAGCGAAGATGCGGTTTCAAGAAATTAA
- the flgL gene encoding flagellar hook-associated protein 3, producing MRVTQSMLSNNMLRNLSNSYNKMSELQNQINSGKKITRPSEDPVVAIKGMGYRTSLNKVEQFERNVTQVNSWLDSSDDALGQVGDALNRVKELVVQAANDTNTADDRQKIKLEIDQIREQLQDIGNTKVADKFIFTGTKTQAPLFIDGEINPDLLELDDTTTPPTLTDNLIPAASSEVKMEVFDGIQIDVNSSDAAGLFQQVDQLMGKISEAMDNSDGDEIGNLLGGIADGTDDTLSELQNKVLEARADVGARQNRVEMMTNRLETHEINVTKQMSENEDVDYAKTITEMVNYESIHQASLSVGANIIQQTLVDFIR from the coding sequence ATGCGCGTAACGCAATCCATGCTATCGAATAATATGCTTCGAAATTTGAGCAATAGTTATAATAAAATGTCTGAACTTCAAAATCAGATTAATTCAGGAAAAAAAATTACTCGTCCGTCTGAAGATCCTGTTGTTGCGATTAAAGGGATGGGTTATCGGACAAGCTTAAATAAAGTAGAACAATTTGAGCGTAATGTTACCCAAGTAAACTCATGGTTAGACTCATCAGATGATGCTCTAGGGCAAGTTGGAGACGCTTTGAACCGTGTGAAAGAACTTGTCGTACAAGCTGCCAATGATACAAATACTGCCGATGATCGTCAAAAGATTAAATTAGAAATTGATCAAATTCGTGAACAGCTTCAAGACATTGGTAACACAAAGGTGGCAGATAAATTTATCTTCACAGGTACAAAAACGCAAGCACCATTATTTATCGATGGTGAAATTAATCCTGATTTACTAGAGTTGGATGATACAACGACGCCACCAACTCTAACAGATAATTTAATTCCTGCTGCTTCTTCTGAAGTAAAGATGGAAGTATTCGATGGAATACAAATAGATGTTAACTCTTCTGATGCGGCTGGATTATTCCAGCAGGTCGATCAATTAATGGGGAAAATATCAGAAGCAATGGATAATTCAGATGGAGATGAAATTGGAAATCTATTAGGTGGAATCGCCGATGGTACGGATGATACTCTTTCTGAGTTGCAAAATAAAGTTCTTGAGGCGCGTGCAGATGTTGGGGCACGACAAAATCGTGTCGAGATGATGACAAATCGCCTTGAAACTCATGAGATTAACGTGACAAAACAAATGTCCGAAAATGAAGATGTTGACTATGCTAAAACAATTACCGAAATGGTAAATTATGAATCAATCCATCAAGCTTCATTATCTGTAGGAGCAAATATTATTCAGCAAACATTAGTTGATTTTATAAGATAG
- the csrA gene encoding carbon storage regulator — translation MLVLSRKKNESIMIGDHIEVKILSVDGDQVKLGIVAPKSVKVHRSEVFEAIQEQNKEALNTNVSLLEQLKKK, via the coding sequence ATGCTTGTCCTTTCACGTAAAAAAAATGAATCGATCATGATTGGTGACCATATTGAGGTGAAAATATTATCTGTCGATGGGGATCAAGTAAAGCTCGGTATTGTTGCACCGAAAAGTGTAAAAGTTCATCGTTCAGAAGTATTTGAAGCAATTCAAGAGCAGAATAAAGAAGCGTTGAATACGAATGTGAGTTTACTTGAGCAGTTAAAGAAAAAATAG
- the degS gene encoding signal transduction histidine-protein kinase/phosphatase DegS produces the protein MLSNDKIDIGSLDVIFNRMIDTITNSKNDIFIISEQSRQSFEEMKLELELIRQQIIITINESDELEKRTKQAKNRLVEVSKYFDKYNETQVREAYESANDLQIKLSLTRAKEKQLREKRDDLERRLRGLKDTIERAEHIVDQVNVVLNYLTSDLRNVGKALETAKLKHDFGIKIIASQEKERKRISREIHDGPAQMMANVLMRSDLIERTYREKGIDEAIIEIRDLKRTVRDALSEVRRIIYDLRPMALDDLGIVPTLKKYLSTVMEYNPGVQVHFQALSNNEKRLPSDYEVSIFRLVQESVTNAIKHGNSREVWVKIEWLRNHINISVKDSGKGFDINIIKDQSFGIVGMKERIELLKGTMDIKSTIGEGTIVSFKVPIPVTDV, from the coding sequence ATGCTTTCAAATGATAAAATCGATATCGGTTCTTTAGATGTCATCTTTAATCGGATGATTGATACTATAACAAATTCAAAAAACGATATCTTTATTATAAGTGAACAAAGCAGACAAAGCTTTGAAGAAATGAAATTAGAGCTTGAATTAATCAGGCAACAAATTATTATCACAATTAATGAAAGTGATGAATTAGAAAAGAGAACGAAGCAGGCAAAAAATCGTTTAGTTGAAGTAAGTAAGTACTTTGACAAATACAATGAAACGCAAGTAAGGGAAGCGTATGAATCTGCAAATGATCTACAAATTAAATTATCATTAACACGTGCAAAGGAAAAGCAATTACGTGAAAAACGTGATGATTTAGAGCGCCGTCTTAGAGGGCTTAAAGATACGATCGAACGGGCAGAACATATTGTTGACCAAGTCAATGTTGTCTTAAATTACTTAACTTCTGATTTGAGAAATGTAGGGAAAGCACTCGAAACAGCCAAACTGAAGCATGACTTCGGTATTAAAATTATTGCCTCACAAGAAAAAGAAAGAAAACGTATTTCAAGAGAAATTCATGATGGTCCAGCGCAAATGATGGCGAATGTACTTATGCGTTCGGATTTGATTGAAAGAACATACCGTGAAAAAGGTATTGATGAAGCCATTATAGAAATTAGAGATTTAAAAAGAACCGTTAGAGATGCCTTATCAGAGGTACGAAGAATTATCTATGATTTGCGACCAATGGCTTTAGATGATCTAGGAATTGTACCTACTTTAAAAAAGTATTTGTCAACAGTCATGGAATATAACCCTGGCGTTCAAGTACATTTCCAGGCACTTAGTAATAATGAAAAAAGATTACCGTCAGACTATGAAGTGTCTATTTTCAGACTAGTTCAAGAATCTGTAACAAATGCAATTAAACATGGAAATTCTAGAGAAGTATGGGTTAAAATAGAATGGTTGCGAAATCATATTAATATCAGTGTAAAAGATAGTGGAAAAGGATTCGATATAAATATTATAAAAGATCAATCTTTTGGAATTGTAGGTATGAAAGAACGAATTGAATTGTTAAAAGGAACGATGGATATTAAAAGTACTATAGGGGAAGGGACAATAGTTAGTTTTAAAGTCCCGATACCCGTGACAGATGTTTAA
- the yvyF gene encoding hypothetical protein encodes MAEIRNCPSCGEFFNYTGVRDVCYKCAQREEDMYQIVYRFLRKRENRAATVDRIVEATGVEEEVLYKWVRKGRLHPAVFPNLGYPCDNCGKITNKGKLCQDCQDDLKSDLRTFEAAQEFREEIKKREKGTYLAEQKD; translated from the coding sequence ATGGCTGAAATTAGAAATTGTCCAAGTTGTGGGGAATTCTTCAATTACACTGGGGTTAGAGATGTTTGTTATAAATGTGCTCAACGTGAAGAAGATATGTATCAAATCGTCTATCGTTTTTTAAGAAAGCGCGAAAACCGTGCAGCAACAGTTGATAGAATAGTAGAAGCAACTGGAGTAGAAGAGGAAGTACTTTATAAGTGGGTTCGAAAAGGGCGCTTACATCCAGCGGTATTTCCTAACTTAGGCTATCCATGTGATAACTGCGGAAAAATAACAAATAAAGGAAAGCTATGTCAGGATTGTCAGGATGATTTAAAATCAGATTTAAGAACCTTTGAAGCTGCTCAAGAATTTAGAGAAGAAATTAAGAAACGTGAAAAAGGGACATATTTAGCAGAACAAAAAGATTAA
- the flgK gene encoding flagellar hook-associated protein 1: MRSTFMGLEASKRGLFTQQSALYTTGHNISNANTEGYSRQRVNMKPTLGYPGVGLNSPKTAGFIGTGVEADSVQRIRDQFIDRQFRQETNKLGYYESRAKAISQMEDIMSEPSEYGLNEAFNLFWGSLQDVSSNPEDIASRKVAIQRAEHLADTFNYIDTQLKQIQGNLGNEIDTSTTQVNSILKQIGEINEQIIAIEPNGYMPNDLYDARDLLVDELSQYLPVKVDTVDSGGNALDIAEGSYTLSYVDKNGKEIVLVHGKEYVQLTANGVSEDGTTGKVTGEEPYKFFTHFSTNKTIDKDTGAVSSKREAIVYGELDPSKGKLASLIESYGHVNATDSNNGQGTVTVPSTITVEGYYPKMLSDLDRLSSTFIEVFNTVHKAGHPLDYAGLTDLNSDGTVDGEDFKEFNVFEIVDGKVKVNQSIVDNPTLLAASSVENEEGNGKWAIELANLQYISLDAGGFDIKVDGETTSFNNLPSLDGATFQSFYEGLIGQLGVDGQEANRLQYNTETIRLTVENNRASMSSVSLDEEMTNMISFQQAYNANARMITVIDETLDKIINGMGRVGL, translated from the coding sequence ATGCGCTCCACATTTATGGGTTTAGAAGCAAGTAAGCGAGGCCTATTTACACAACAAAGTGCTTTATATACAACGGGACATAATATTAGTAATGCAAATACGGAAGGGTATTCCCGTCAAAGAGTAAACATGAAGCCAACGCTAGGTTATCCGGGGGTAGGTTTGAACAGTCCGAAAACTGCTGGATTTATCGGTACAGGGGTTGAAGCGGATTCTGTACAACGTATTCGTGACCAATTCATCGACCGTCAATTCCGTCAAGAGACTAATAAACTCGGCTATTATGAATCAAGAGCAAAGGCTATTTCACAAATGGAAGACATCATGTCAGAGCCATCGGAGTATGGATTGAACGAAGCTTTTAACTTATTCTGGGGTTCATTGCAAGATGTCAGTTCAAATCCAGAAGATATTGCTTCTCGTAAAGTTGCAATACAACGAGCAGAGCATTTAGCCGATACGTTTAACTATATCGACACTCAACTTAAACAAATTCAAGGGAATTTAGGGAATGAAATCGATACATCTACTACTCAAGTAAACTCCATCTTAAAACAAATAGGTGAAATCAATGAACAAATTATCGCTATCGAACCGAATGGCTATATGCCAAATGATTTATATGATGCGAGAGATTTATTAGTAGATGAGTTAAGTCAGTACTTGCCTGTAAAGGTTGATACAGTCGATTCAGGTGGTAATGCATTAGACATTGCTGAAGGAAGTTATACACTTAGCTACGTTGATAAAAACGGTAAAGAAATCGTATTAGTTCATGGAAAAGAATATGTGCAATTAACCGCGAATGGTGTAAGTGAAGATGGTACAACAGGGAAAGTAACTGGAGAAGAGCCATATAAATTCTTCACTCATTTCTCAACAAACAAAACAATTGATAAAGATACTGGAGCTGTATCTAGTAAAAGAGAAGCCATTGTATATGGAGAGTTAGATCCTTCGAAAGGGAAACTTGCTTCATTAATAGAATCATATGGACATGTGAACGCTACAGATTCAAATAACGGACAAGGAACAGTTACAGTACCTTCTACGATTACTGTTGAAGGGTATTATCCTAAAATGCTTTCGGATTTAGACCGACTATCTTCTACATTTATTGAAGTGTTTAATACAGTCCACAAAGCAGGACATCCACTAGATTATGCAGGATTAACAGATTTAAATAGTGATGGAACAGTAGATGGTGAGGATTTTAAAGAATTCAATGTTTTTGAAATTGTTGATGGTAAAGTTAAAGTAAATCAAAGTATAGTGGATAACCCAACCCTATTAGCGGCTTCTAGTGTAGAAAATGAAGAAGGAAACGGTAAATGGGCTATAGAACTTGCAAATTTACAATATATCAGTTTAGATGCAGGTGGTTTTGACATCAAAGTTGATGGAGAAACAACATCATTTAACAATTTACCATCACTTGATGGAGCCACATTCCAATCATTCTACGAGGGGTTAATTGGTCAATTAGGTGTGGATGGTCAGGAAGCGAACAGACTTCAATACAATACGGAAACGATTCGTTTAACGGTTGAAAATAATCGTGCATCTATGAGTTCGGTTTCACTTGATGAGGAAATGACAAATATGATTTCATTCCAGCAAGCATATAACGCCAATGCTCGAATGATTACTGTAATCGATGAAACATTAGATAAAATTATTAACGGTATGGGTCGAGTTGGATTATAG
- the fliW gene encoding flagellar assembly factor FliW: MRTMKINTKFLGEVEVNENDIITFEYGMPGFPDLHKFILLPLDADLPLAVLQSSEQVEIGFVVAYPFAFKKDYAFDISEEDKEDLKIEKEEDVIAYSILTLKDTFPESTLNLLAPVVINANKKLGKQIVLQDSSMYPLKYPIGALEGSAK; the protein is encoded by the coding sequence ATGAGAACAATGAAAATTAATACAAAATTTTTAGGTGAAGTAGAAGTGAATGAAAATGATATCATTACGTTTGAATATGGAATGCCCGGTTTTCCAGATCTACATAAATTCATCTTACTTCCCCTAGATGCTGATCTGCCATTAGCGGTTCTTCAATCGTCAGAGCAGGTGGAAATAGGCTTTGTCGTCGCATATCCATTTGCCTTTAAAAAAGATTACGCCTTCGATATAAGTGAAGAGGATAAAGAGGATTTAAAAATTGAAAAAGAAGAAGATGTAATTGCATATTCTATCTTAACATTGAAAGATACATTCCCAGAATCTACATTAAATTTATTAGCCCCAGTTGTCATTAATGCAAATAAAAAACTCGGTAAACAAATTGTATTGCAAGATAGTAGTATGTATCCATTAAAATATCCAATTGGTGCATTGGAAGGAAGTGCGAAATAA
- the degU gene encoding transcriptional regulatory protein DegU: MTKIIIIDDHQLFREGVKRILDFEDTFEVVAEGDDGSDILSLYRDNNPDVVLMDINMPGKNGVDATADLIQEYPDAKVIMLSIHDDESYVTHALKSGALGYMLKEMDADEIVEAIKVVANGGSYLHPKVTKNLVAEFRRLSEHDNKGNFHQTEIRRPFHLLTKRECEVLQLLTDGQSNRTIGETLYISEKTVKNHVSSILQKMNVNDRTQAVVTAIKNGWVEVR; this comes from the coding sequence ATGACAAAAATTATCATTATTGATGACCACCAACTATTCCGTGAAGGGGTTAAACGAATTTTAGACTTTGAAGATACATTTGAGGTTGTTGCTGAAGGCGATGACGGTTCAGATATTTTAAGTTTATACCGCGATAATAATCCGGATGTAGTATTAATGGATATCAATATGCCAGGGAAAAATGGTGTGGATGCAACTGCTGATTTGATTCAAGAATATCCAGATGCAAAGGTAATTATGCTATCTATTCATGATGATGAAAGCTATGTAACACATGCATTAAAATCTGGTGCACTTGGATATATGTTAAAAGAAATGGATGCAGATGAAATTGTAGAAGCGATCAAAGTCGTAGCGAACGGTGGGTCTTATTTACATCCGAAAGTTACTAAAAATTTAGTAGCGGAATTCCGACGTTTAAGTGAACATGATAACAAAGGGAACTTCCATCAAACGGAAATTCGCAGACCATTCCACTTATTAACAAAACGTGAATGTGAAGTGCTTCAATTATTAACAGATGGTCAATCGAATCGTACAATCGGAGAAACTTTATATATTTCTGAAAAAACAGTGAAAAACCATGTGTCTAGCATTTTACAAAAAATGAACGTGAACGACCGTACACAAGCAGTTGTAACAGCAATTAAAAATGGCTGGGTTGAAGTACGTTAA